In Brienomyrus brachyistius isolate T26 unplaced genomic scaffold, BBRACH_0.4 scaffold100, whole genome shotgun sequence, a genomic segment contains:
- the LOC125727505 gene encoding death-inducer obliterator 1-like isoform X3 yields the protein MEIVLDCKTSISNIQLENTVPAMEGNGSLDTSAAPEPDKDPVDVSSQADEKEEVTNEDAEKMDDPGKPAKASEFKKTWGFRRTTIAKREMPAETESQDSRSAPVRRSGRQAKRTDKLEEFLSTAKRGRGGRRSAPGHLETWDTPSQTPTDVETASEASFDGNAATDERKPDSKAVGRKDAKGGSVSDDGSSENEDNAETVPPKAEEPEEHGMGGPEADAQEPVSHVSTEEDGKKAGEDEASEQTTAGTPAASKDSTPGKKASKPRRRAKGSKDNKDEEEDDDDDDDDDDDEEESSGKSDNEGYDPNALYCICRQKHNKRFMICCDRCEEWFHGDCVGITEARGRLMERNGEDYICPNCSARKSQAASPADSGKRTARRTRQSSPADRTAPSAGSEDKASEDLGIKGRIEKATNPSGKKKIKIFQPAVETASLPKCIGPGCEKAALPDSVYCGNDCILRHAAAAMKSITDVKESKPKEKAKVKSQKKPTARAAPKKSSSERRNSGRMSTESSGKAEDDASDSEDEDDDDDNEDPRPIEQEPPVSSWSSDHNYNAVTPERAAPVASSVYNKSSGKESDEADSEKETAPVRRSSASSSASPKGGKRSPGSGVPKIAAKGKKHILLPASGSKASKKHALAFGKSHKLQKSSPAPLSAAGQGQGAGPAPTVLPPVIGPPASRHHVTGALRVTKTTFTIPKKQPKPQEPPQTLGSGPSSAPTRPLPASSTPSISSSAPSSRAPPAAPAQPPAQPQPNNQIRQNIRRSLTEILYKRVSDSDDLTISENEVGKLAVNIEKEMFNLFLNTDNRYKNKYRSIMFNLKDPKNKGLFYRVVGGEVTPFRLVRLSPEELLSREIAEWRRRESTEVLEPRPQPGHPKPGAKAETAPDVDMEESPPVSDGDVCTAATSPSPRMASAADQEEIKQAASSAPAVAPPSAPALASAPVSAVKASQEAASAPVPDIFSSMLKDTTAEHRAHLFDLNCKICTGQKSADEEPAPKRPKLSSSSVTKKNEARGKQEPRPLKAGASSGDGNPTMVTLQDGETPLIDSPASPEDSAALPASSTYSSLVAPVTIPAVSSVTITRRDPRTAGYRPLSGTTAPTPTPALPNTTSESSVTESKPTTVLLPPPPPPSAPKSILLKPAASPDTRFFSPPGTSLTESHSSPESETAVFLSQQEMMWKGFINMHTVAKFVTKAYLVSGSFEYLKEDLPDTIHIGGRISPHTVWDYVGKLKTSLSKELCLIRFHPATEEEEVAYVSLFSYFSSRRRFGVVANNNRRIKDLYLIPLSAKDPLPSKLLPFDGPGLEPARPNLLLGLVICQKEKKRTGIPLESEDKRAKIQTRDPDDTGLPKPPPLPKSDVKPEKVQRINPEIPMSTTPPGSPPPLSSSESSSGVLPAPSMLSLISTAKPPVSVPSGKDSPSSTSTTDVTTTPLQTILKTLFGKKKQDTDVSLSPSEQRSVDVTVPPAPLLDPIVQQFGQIYPKEVEEDEDDRPYDPEEEYDPEKGYGTKTSTAPDNVFVATKVPEPTSAEVDDVAYDPEDETIFDEVKGGVGDLPGESKAKTSAECSSTALGGGTSTLTEQQKMLEELNMQIEEQKRQLEEQEESIRQQRATAGVSHLIPDTLMPQPSKSLLANSQLLQLGKKVDEMAAKTSAAPVINQRRDPRQSRDPRQAAANRRLTSDATEKETSTEVPTTEIASTQPDSSQPETIQVPAETQPELVPFLEAENTEISIPLLGEKIEPEMDDNTFVELPEKNSQDNSKPEIESNPYTTWPNSASILKAKELNLEPPQDLPALESSQTSYYSGSMNAAPSGPFPGISQDMAQSNSSLVDVQTPHMPHMGIINPEFGSSQEIPPHIPFQHPPGPPPMQVPPPLQGEGDQSQYRDPSQYAPPGPYPPYQNQWGGSQQQFEGPRGPPPQPMMGPRGPPPFQPLSQRGPPPQIFDNSMNSIPPQHMGPRGPPPSQFEGHCPPPPSFDGQNGSLQPRFNRPPPPFNFPGPRGPPPPFSGPPPVHFDNRTPPPAHFPGPRGPPPPHQFGEHVPQKPLLDTPRGPDEQPYDNSGNTYQQSIEPHQGETPPLIYRENQTLAQAPPFRGPPHNQFDGRRGPSADMGGQRYPPPNRFSGPGAPTHLHNQRMPSPPHRGSFEDPRGPHPPEFQGPRGPPAVPFAGPRVPPPGHFPESRGGQPRFRFEGPHHPPEIRPLRHSGPLLPTPPEGPIQLPNRVGHSPDSHREDHWRHSPEMRRRSSREDSEQRNNGDRAGRFEGTHRDREGAQGPTRVSEERQREVSEDRRRDRDSGHSARQWDRNSGKPWSRERDWDRSRERDWDRDRERDRSRGREADRHREGDSDKRRDRDRDRDRDRERERGRDRDSDRRDHDRDRGRNRDRDRDRDRDRERDRDRDRDSRDRRRDRSRSRDRGKDRDRDRGRDRDRDRDRERDRDRKERSKSKEKGKENKSETPKESEKTSETETAASKNATS from the exons ATATTCAGCTTGAAAATACTGTTCCTGCTATGGAGGGCAATGGGAGCCTGGACACCTCTGCTGCTCCAGAGCCAGACAAGGATCCTGTGGATGTCAGCTCCCAAG CAGATGAAAAAGAGGAGGTGACCAATGAGGATGCAGAGAAGATGGATGACCCTGGGAAACCAGCCAAGGCGAGTGAATTTAAGAAGACCTGGGGCTTTCGACGAACCACTATCGCCAAGCGAGAGATGCCGGCTGAAACAGAGAGCCAGGACAGCAGGAGTGCCCCGGTCCGCCGCAGCGGCCGGCAGGCCAAGCGCACCGACAAGCTGGAGGAGTTCCTCTCTACAGCCAAGCGGGGGCGTGGTGGTCGCAGGAGTGCCCCGGGCCACCTAGAGACCTGGGACACGCCCTCCCAGACACCTACCGACGTGGAGACTGCGTCAGAGGCCAGCTTTGACGGCAACGCGGCAACTGACGAGCGGAAACCCGACAGTAAGGCAGTGGGCAGGAAGGACGCGAAAGGCGGCTCTGTCAGTGACGACGGCAGCTCGGAGAACGAGGACAACGCAGAGACTGTTCCCCCAAAAGCAGAGGAGCCTGAGGAACACGGCATGGGAGGCCCTGaggctgatgcacaggagcctgtgtcacatgtaagCACTGAGGAGGATGGGAAAAAGGCAGGGGAGGATGAGGCCTCGGAGCAGACTACTGCGGGCACTCCGGCAGCCAGCAAGGACTCCACTCCAGGCAAAAAGGCCTCTAAACCTAGACGGAGAGCAAAGGGCAGTAAGGACAACAAagacgaggaggaggatgatgatgatgatgatgatgacgacgacGATGAGGAAGAGTCGTCGGGTAAATCTGACAACGAGGGATATGACCCCAATGCACTCTATTGTATCTGCCGGCAGAAGCACAATAAAAG GTTCATGATTTGCTGTGACCGCTGTGAGGAGTGGTTTCACGGCGACTGTGTGGGTATCACTGAGGCACGTGGCCGTCTAATGGAGCGCAACGGAGAAGATTACATCTGCCCAAATTGCTCTGCCCGCAAGAGCCAGGCGGCCTCCCCCGCCGACAGTGGGAAGCGGACAGCCCGCAGGACCCGGCAGAGCTCTCCTGCAGATCGGACAGCGCCTTCTGCTGGTTCGGAGGACAAAGCCAGTGAGGACTTGGGGATCAAAGGCAGGATAGAGAAAGCTACCAATCCAagtggaaaaaagaaaattaagatATTTCAGCCG gctgtcgaaacagcatccctgcCAAAGTGCATCGGTCCTGGCTGCGAGAAGGCTGCCCTGCCGGACTCTGTGTACTGTGGCAATGACTGCATCCTCAGGCACGCAGCGGCCGCCATGAAGTCCATCACGGATGTAAAGGAGTCCAAACCGAAGGAAAAGGCTAAGGTCAAATCTCAGAAGAAGCCCACGGCTAGAGCAGCTCCCAAG AAATCATCTTCGGAAAGGAGAAATTCGGGCAGAATGTCCACGGAATCATCCGGCAAGGCCGAAGATGATGCATCGGACAGCGAGGACGAGGATGATGACGACGACAACGAAGACCCGAGGCCAATCGAGCAGGAGCCGCCAGTGTCTTCCTGGTCCAGCGACCATAATTACAATGCTGTCACGCCAGAAAGGGCAGCACCTGTAGCGTCCTCTGTGTATAACAAATCGT CTGGGAAGGAGAGCGATGAAGCAGACAGCGAGAAGGAGACTGCCCCCGTGCGGAGGTCATCTGCAAGTTCCTCTGCCTCCCCCAAAGGGGGCAAGCGGTCCCCTGGGTCAGGAGTCCCTAAGATAGCCGCCAAGGGCAAGAAACACATCCTGCTACCTGCCAGCGGGTCTAAGGCATCCAAGAAACATGCCCTAGCCTTTGGAAAATCTCATAAATTGCAGAAATCCAGTCCTGCTCCACTTTCTGCTGCTGGTCAAGGACAAGGTGCAGGACCTGCCCCCACTGTATTGCCTCCGGTCATTGGTCCACCTGCTTCCCGGCACCATGTCACGGGGGCCTTGAGGGTCACCAAAACAACCTTCACTATCCCCAAGAAGCAGCCCAAACCTCAGGAGCCCCCACAGACCCTGGGCTCGGGGCCCTCATCGGCCCCCACCAGGCCGCTGCCAGCGTCGTCTACGCCCTCCATCTCATCCTCGGCACCCAGCAGCAGAGCCCCTCCGGCGGCCCCTGCACAACCTCCAGCTCAACCACAGCCCAATAACCAGATCAGGCAGAATATCCGGCGCTCCCTTACTGAGATCCTGTACAAGAG GGTGAGTGACAGTGACGACCTGACCATATCGGAAAATGAAGTTGGAAAACTCGCCGTCAACATTGAGAAGGAAATGTTTAACTTATTTCTCAACACGGACAACAGATATAAGAACAAATACAGGTCAATCATGTTCAACCTGAAAGATCCTAAAAACAAG GGTTTGTTCTACCGCGTTGTCGGGGGTGAAGTTACGCCCTTTAGGCTTGTAAGGCTGAGCCCGGAGGAACTCTTGTCCAGGGAGATCGCCGAGTGGAGACGGCGGGAGAGCACAGAG GTGCTGGAGCCCAGACCCCAGCCCGGGCATCCCAAGCCAGGAGCCAAGGCAGAGACAGCCCCCGACGTGGACATGGAGGAGTCTCCTCCCGTGTCTGATGGAGACGTATGTACCGCCGCCACCTCCCCGTCTCCTCGCATGGCTTCTGCGGCA GACCAGGAAGAAATCAAACAGGCTGCCAGTTCGGCCCCAGCCGTGGCCCCTCCGTCGGCCCCCGCCCTTGCTTCTGCTCCGGTTTCTGCAGTGAAAGCCAGCCAGGAGGCTGCCAGTGCCCCGGTGCCTGACATCTTCAGCAGCATGCTGAAAGACACCACAGCAGAGCACAGGGCACACCTGTTTGACCTTAACTGCAAGATTTGTACTG GTCAGAAGTCCGCTGACGAAGAGCCTGCCCCAAAGAGGCCGAAGCTTTCATCATCCTCTGTCACCAAGAAGAATGAGGCTAGAGGGAAGCAGGAACCACGACCACTCAAAGCAGGTGCTTCATCTGGTGACGGAAACCCAACCATGGTCACCCTTCAGGACGGCGAAACGCCTCTCATAGACTCGCCAGCCTCCCCAGAGGACAGTGCAGCTTTGCCAGCCTCTTCTACGTACTCGTCCCTCGTTGCCCCTGTCACCATCCCTGCAGTGTCCTCTGTCACTATCACACGCCGGGACCCACGCACCGCAGGATACCGCCCCCTCTCGGGGACAACTGCACCAACCCCCACACCTGCCCTGCCAAATACCACTTCAGAATCGTCTGTGACGGAAAGCAAGCCAACTACAGTGCTGCTGCCTCCGCCTCCACCTCCTTCTGCTCCAAAGTCCATCCTGTTAAAGCCTGCTGCTTCACCAGACACCCGGTTCTTCAGTCCACCTGGTACCAG CTTGACGGAATCGCACTCCTCACCGGAGAGCGAAACTGCCGTCTTCCTGTCCCAGCAAGAGATGATGTGGAAGGGTTTCATCAACATGCATACCGTAGCAAAGTTTGTTACCAAAGCCTACCTGGTCTCTGGGTCTTTCGAGTACCTGAAGGAG GATTTGCCTGATACTATCCACATTGGCGGTCGAATCTCCCCCCACACTGTGTGGGACTACGTGGGAAAACTGAAGACTTCCTTATCTAAG GAGCTGTGCCTGATCCGCTTCCACCCAGcgacggaggaggaggaggtggcctatgtctccctcttctcttatTTCAGCAGTCGGCGCCGCTTTGGTGTGGTGGCCAACAACAACCGCCGTATCAAGGACCTGTACCTCATCCCACTTAGTGCGAAGGACCCCCTCCCGTCCAAACTCTTGCCCTTTGATGGGCCAG GCCTGGAACCAGCTCGTCCCAATCTTCTTCTTGGCCTAGTTATTtgccagaaagagaagaagcgcACAGGCATACCTCTGGAAAGTGAAGACAAGCGAGCCAAAATTCAGACCCGAGACCCTGATGACACGGGCCTTCCCAAGCCACCTCCTCTTCCCAAGAGTGATGTCAAACCAGAAAAGGTTCAGCGGATTAACCCAGAGATACCTATGAGCACAACTCCTCCAGGTTCTCCTCCTCCCCTTAGCTCTTCTGAGTCGTCTTCAGGTGTTCTTCCAGCTCCATCCATGCTCTCTCTCATTTCCACTGCCAAGCCCCCAGTCTCTGTTCCCTCTGGTAAAGATTCACCATCTTCTACATCCACCACTGATGTTACCACCACTCCCCTCCAAACCATCCTGAAGACCCTATTTGGCAAGAAGAAACAAGACACTGatgtctctctttctccttcAGAGCAGAGgtctgttgatgttacagtgccTCCAGCCCCATTACTTGATCCAATTGTTCAGCAATTTGGACAGATATACCCAAAAGAGGTggaggaagatgaggatgaCCGCCCATATGATCCAGAGGAAGAGTATGACCCAGAAAAGGGCTATGGCACAAAGACATCGACTGCTCCAGATAACGTTTTTGTAGCCACTAAAGTACCTGAGCCCACATCTGCTGAGGTTGATGATGTAGCTTATGATCCAGAAGATGAAACAATCTTTGATGAAGTAAAAGGTGGTGTTGGTGACCTCCCTGGAGAGTCAAAGGCAAAAACCTCAGCTGAGTGCAGCAGCACTGCTCTTGGTGGTGGCACTTCTACACTGACTGAACAACAGAAAATGCTAGAAGAGCTGAACATGCAAATTGAAGAGCAGAAACGCCAGCTGGAAGAACAGGAAGAATCCATTCGTCAACAGAGGGCAACAGCTGGGGTTTCCCACTTAATTCCTGATACCCTGATGCCCCAGCCCTCTAAATCATTGTTAGCAAACAGTCAGTTGCTACAGCTTGGCAAAAAGGTGGATGAAATGGCTGCAAAGACTTCAGCTGCACCAGTCATAAATCAGAGAAGAGACCCACGACAAAGTAGGGACCCCCGGCAGGCTGCAGCTAATCGTAGATTAACGAGCGACGCAACGGAAAAGGAAACTTCCACTGAAGTTCCCACTACAGAAATAGCTTCAACACAGCCAGACTCTTCCCAACCAGAAACAATACAGGTGCCAGCAGAAACACAACCTGAGCTGGTGCCTTTCTTGGAAGCTGAGAACACGGAAATATCTATCCCCCTACTGGGAGAGAAAATAGAACCTGAAATGGACGACAACACATTTGTTGAGCTGCCTGAAAAAAACAGCCAAGATAACTCCAAGCCAGAAATTGAAAGTAACCCTTATACTACTTGGCCAAATTCTGCAAGCATTTTGAAAGCTAAAGAGCTAAACCTTGAACCGCCCCAAGATTTACCTGCACTAGAGTCATCTCAGACTTCATATTACAGTGGATCCATGAATGCAGCGCCCTCAGGTCCTTTCCCTGGGATCTCCCAGGACATGGCACAGAGTAACTCATCTCTAGTGGATGTTCAGACTCCTCATATGCCACATATGGGTATTATAAACCCTGAGTTTGGGAGCTCTCAGGAAATTCCACCTCATATACCTTTCCAACATCCACCTGGGCCTCCCCCAATGCAGGTGCCTCCTCCATTGCAAGGTGAGGGTGACCAGTCTCAGTACCGAGATCCATCCCAATACGCCCCACCAGGTCCTTATCCACCATATCAAAATCAGTGGGGGGGCTCTCAACAGCAGTTTGAGGGACCTCGAGGACCACCACCCCAGCCTATGATGGGACCAAGAGGTCCTCCTCCATTCCAGCCCCTTAGTCAAAGGGGACCACCACCTCAGATATTTGATAATTCTATGAACTCTATACCCCCCCAGCACATGGGACCGAGGGGCCCACCTCCATCGCAGTTCGAGGGTCATTGTCCTCCCCCCCCTTCATTTGATGGGCAAAATGGTTCTCTCCAGCCTAGATTTAATAGACCCCCACCACCATTCAATTTTCCAGGACCCAGaggccccccaccaccatttTCTGGGCCACCACCTGTCCACTTTGACAATAGAACTCCCCCACCTGCTCACTTTCCTGGCCCAAGAGGCCCACCCCCTCCTCATCAGTTTGGAGAACATGTTCCTCAAAAGCCACTACTGGATACACCAAGAGGTCCCGATGAGCAGCCATATGATAACAGTGGTAATACGTATCAGCAGAGTATCGAACCACACCAGGGTGAAACACCACCACTGATATATAGAGAGAACCAGACGTTGGCACAGGCGCCCCCATTCCGGGGTCCCCCACACAACCAATTTGATGGCCGGAGAGGTCCATCTGCTGATATGGGGGGACAACGTTATCCACCCCCGAACCGATTCAGTGGACCAGGAGCCCCTACTCATCTTCACAACCAGAGAATGCCTTCACCTCCTCATAGAGGCTCTTTTGAGGACCCAAGGGGCCCTCATCCTCCTGAGTTTCAAGGTCCAAGAGGACCTCCAGCAGTGCCGTTTGCAGGGCCCCGAGTTCCCCCACCTGGTCATTttccagagagcagaggaggacAGCCGCGATTCCGTTTTGAAGGTCCCCATCACCCACCAGAAATACGGCCTCTGCGTCATTCTGGGCCGCTACTCCCTACTCCTCCTGAAGGACCCATTCAGTTGCCAAACCGAGTAGGCCACAGCCCTGATTCCCACCGGGAGGACCACTGGAGGCATTCTCCTGAGATGAGGAGACGCAGTAGCAGAGAGGACTCCGAGCAGCGCAACAATGGGGACAGGGCAGGCAGATTTGAAGGCACACACCGTGATAGGGagggtgcccaagggcccacacgGGTCTCAGAGGAAAGGCAAAGGGAGGTATCTGAGGACAGGAGAAGGGATCGGGACAGCGGTCATTCTGCTAGACAATGGGACAGGAACTCTGGAAAACCCTGGAGCCGAGAACGGgactgggacaggagcagagagagagactgggaTAGAGACCGGGAGAGAGACCGTAGCAGAGGAAGAGAAGCAGATAGGCACAGAGAGGGAGACAGCGATAAGAGGAGGGACAGGGACCGCGACAGAGACCGAGACAGAGAAAGGGAACGAGGTAGGGATAGAGACTCTGACAGGAGAGACCATGACCGTGACAGAGGAAGAAACCGTGACCGGGATCGTGACAGAGaccgagacagagagagagatcgAGACCGCGACAGGGACAGCAGGGATAGACGCCGTGACCGATCAAGGAGCAGAGACCGAGGAAAAGATAGAGACAGAGATCGTGGAAGAGACAGAGATCGGGATCGGGATAGAGAAAGAGACCGAGACAGAAAAGAGAGGAGTAAGAGCAAAGAAAAGGGGAAAGAAAACAAATCTGAAACCCCAAAGGAAAGTGAAAAAACTTCAGAAACAGAGACTGCTGCTAGCAAAAATGCAACATCCTGA